The following is a genomic window from Nitrospirota bacterium.
CGAAACCTTACGAATAAAAAATCTTAAAATCTTGCATGAAGGAGAAACTCTTATTTTATAGTGTTTATGTTACTCAGAAGTGTTTTCTTTTATTCTATCAATTAATTTCTTAATCAGCATTTTCTGTTGTTCATTCAGATCTATAAACATAATGCCCATCCCAATTCCTGGCTGACAGTATTGAACTTTTGCTTTTACTGTTATATTCTGTTCCCCAAAGGGTATAGTAATTTCAATAACATTCCCTTTTTCAAAAATCTGCATTGCAGAAACATACAGACCACCTTCACTAATATCCATGGTTGTACAATGCTTTGAGCCATCTATAATAATATCTTCATGGAAAGCATATCTTTTATATCTTCTGCGCTCTACTTCATTCTGGATAAGCATAATTATCCCTTAAAAATATTTTGAATTCCGAATTGAGAATATTTATTTTTTGCATACAAAATAACAATATACGATTGTTTTAACTTAATTAATTATACTTTCATTTTAAAATCTTTGCCATACTGAACTTGATTCAGAATCTCTATCGGCAATTTTGTGTTAATATTAAAAACAATTGCATTTTGTAGAAACATAGAGGATGGTTTTGGGAATCAGACATCGAAAAATTAGAAAACCTAAACCCAAAAAGCCGGAGATTGACAAATCAGTTGCTGAGATTGTTCGTGAATTAAAAGCAGATTCATCTGCTTCCTTAAACTACAGGGAACAATCTCTGAAAATTCACGGGCTTGTCTGCGCAAAATGCGGAAGGGAATTCAATTTCAAAAACAGGCATCTCCTTACAGTGCATCATAAAGACGGTAACAGTCAGAACAATCCTGCCGACGGCTCCAACTGGGAAAATCTCTGTGTTTATTGCCATGAAGACGAACACAGCAGAGGGCTCCTTGGGGATTATCTGACAGGAAAGAGCGAGGCACATTGAACAGAAGCAATAAATTTAACTCACTCTTTTAGGTGCCTGTAAAATTCTTCTGGTTTGAGTTCCCTGAAATCTCCATTAAGGGCAAGGTGTTTCCTGATATCCATGCAAAGATGGCATTTTGAGAAATAGCCATCTTCTATTTCTTTGTAACCTGAAGACTTTGCGAATTCGAAAAGCCCTCTCATATTGTTATCCATCAGTAAACCGAGGACAGGATATTGTTCAGTATCTATCCCCTCTTGAAGCAGTTTGTCCAGTTCCCTGCAGTCCCCGAATGATATACCTCCGCAGAAACCAGGTATATAGTTGCCATAGTTATCGAAATGGTTGTGCCAAACACGAAGAAATGGGGTTATACATTCCTGACTGAAAAAATGGTCGGCTGGATATTGAGTTGAATATTCTTTCAAAATATTTTTAAGTTTATAAGGTGCTCTTCCCATAATAAAAAATTCAACATCTCTGAGCAGGTCTTCCTTCTTCTCCAGTTTCTGATATTCCTCAAAGGGCACTCTGTCCTTTATGCCAAGATGGAGAAACCTTTTATAATATTCGAGCTGATAGACCATCGTATTACTTCCGAAGACATCAAGGCTTATACGTATCGTCCTTTTTGTCCTCTCAAAAGGGACGTATTCGAGATAGAATGGGTTAACTGAAATCATAATGCCCCTTAAACCTTTTTTCTTCAGCAGCTTGAGCTTCTCTTTCGTGGTTGCATCGTCAACAGCCCAGAAACAGTTAGTCTCTACAAAAGTTGAAGGGATATTAAGCCTGTCAGCTATCTCCACTGCCTTACACAGCAAATCAAAATACAGAAACGGCTCACCACCTGTAAAGTGGAGACCGTCACTCAGACCAACCTTCTTCGGGCCAAAAACACTCGGCATTATCTTTCCTGAAAGCTGTTTGAGTATCTTTTCGAGGTCATCTTCAGAAATAGGGTCTGCTTTCCATTTTTGCGAGCAGGCGTATATGCAGTGCCTGCACTCTGCAGAACATTTATAGGAAAGAATCAGTCCGCCGGAAGTCGGTTTTGGTATCTTCTTTACTGGCATGAAACTATTTTAGCCTCCAATTTGAAATTTTCCAACCCTTGCGCATATTTCCTGAAAGTTAAAATGCCATTTGCTCTGCTTAATTAACCTCTGCCTATCCAGTTTCTACAAGGAAAACACAAGGGGTAAGGTAAGATGAAAAAATTAGAAAACTATGGAAAAGTTAAGACACATATGCGACATTAAGGGGTGATTGTTTCTGGGGTCGCACCTTGACAAAAGACAAAGTGACCTTACGTAATCCCTTTTACTCAAAGATATAGATTGGAGAATATTTCAGTAATTTAAGTTATTCTGCAGTAGCAAAGATATATGAACGGTTTAAAAGAAGATTGAAAGAAGACACAAGATTAAGAAGAGAGGTAGAGAAAATAGAGAGACAATTGTTCTATGTCAAGGTGTGACCCCAAACAAAGCAGACCGAATTCTCACAGAACTCTTCGTGCCTAAATAATCTATAATTTTGCCTATTTCTTTTGATATTGTGGAATCATCTTTCAAATATCTGGTGATAACCGATGGGTCTTTTTGAAGATAAGATGCTATTTATTTACACTTATACCCAAATTCCCTTGCTGTAATAAATGCCCAACAGTCCTGTATCTCCTGTTGTAATACATTGTGTAAATCTGGTTTATACCCTGAAGAATTTTTGAGGGCTGATATATTTCTGAAAATCATCATCCCCTTTGAATACCCTCTGGAGTTGATTCCCACGGGTGATGACATGATAAAATGCTCCTTCATACTCTATCCTTGGCTTCCTTGCCATGCATCAAGATAGCATATCATCTGTTATCATCTATCAATTCGCAATAAACAAGTCTGACCCCATTCTTTTCACCTCCCAACCTCTATCACTTCCTGAGAGGGTTAATTGAGGAAGCTATGACTGAATTTTTCGGTTGCTACTGAAAATATTATCTGTTTGTGTATTACTTCTTCAGGCCAAACGCTATGTCTTACACCTTACACCATTTGTCTAAACCAACGGGATCAAAAACGTTAAAGAAAAGTTAAAATATGATATAATTTTTGAAAATAAGGTAAAAAGTGGAGCTATGTTTATATATTTCTGCATCAAATAAGAAACCATGAAACTTGCTATTTTCTGCGATATACCACCCAGAGAGAAATAATCGGTATTTTTAAAATGGGATATATATGGGAGAATCTTTAGAGCCTATTTCCAAAAAGTGGAATGGGATTTTTTGGTTTTGATTTTTAGGAGACCAATGCAACAGAGGGGATTCACTTTTACCAAGAAACCCTTTCTTTACAAAGGATCGATAAATTCCTCCTTGGTAATCTATCCGATAAATGATAATGGACAGAGAACAGGTACAATGCTTTTTATTGACAACAAAACAATAAAATTTATAAAGAATGCTATTAAAGAAAAAGGCATAATTCAAATGGGTGCTTGTCGTGATAATCCGCCACCTAATTCACTTGGGAAAATGCTTCAGGGGATGGGTAAATCTCCTCAGTTTCTAAGTTATGTCTTGCCTCTTTTAGAACAAGAAGGTTTTTTAACCTCTTATAAGGAAGGAAAAGCTTTTTGGGTTAAAAAAACTGCTTCTAGAGAAATAAATTCTATAAATAAGACCCAGATAGATGGAAAAGGTGATATTGAAATTCCTGATAAAGACGAATTCATAAAGGGCTGTAATGCTTTTAAAAAGCGTGAGAAGCGTGATTCTATGTATAAAGTTGCCACATTCTTAGTTAAACATTTTTGGGGTAGTCCAAGAGATATGTCCGATGCATTAGGAATTTTATTATTTACATGGAACCACGCATTCTATAGATATGGCTTGTTTGACTATGACAAGCTCGAAAAGTGTATAAAGAATAACATCCCAAAACTTGAAGAGTTCAGAAATAGAAATATTTTTAATTTAAAGAGAGATGACGAAAGAGACATCAAAAACCTTTTCAATAACTTTCATAAAGCGTTACAAATAAGTGAAGGGAGATTAAAAGGCAAATCAAGCCCGGTAGCAGTCTCAAAAGCTCTGCACCTATTAGCTCCTGACTTTTTGCCTCTTTGGGATAATAAAATAGCACAAGCCTATGGATGTTACTATTCTGTAAACCCTGCTGAAGAATATGTTAGATTTTGTAGAATAGTAAAAGCTATTGCAGAACAAGTAAAAGATTTCATATCTCCAACTGATAAGACTATTCTCAAGTTAATTGATGAATACAATTATTCAAAATACACTCAGGAATGGATTTAAAGGTGAATAAAACTAACTTAGACGTAAGCACCCTTGAAAATTGGTTATGGGAGGCTGCTTGTAAAATAAGGGGTGAAATTGATGCTCCTAAGTATAAAGATTACATTCTACCTCTAATTTTCCTCAAACGCCTTTCGGATGTTTTTGAAGATGAGATAAACAACCTTAAAGATGAATACGGAAATCAACCCATAGCTGAAGAAATAGCTTCTGAAGACCACTCAATTGTCAGATTCTTTCTACCTGTAGATGCAAGATGGACGAACATATCAAAACAGACAACAAATATCGGTGAATACCTGACAAGTGCTGTCCGTTCTATTGCTAAGGAAAATCCAAAACTTCAGGGTGTCGTTGACATAGTAGATTTTAATGCTACAGCAGCAGGGCAGAGAATTATCAGCGATGACAGACTAAAGGCTCTAATAGAAGTTTTAGGAAGATACAGGCTCGGTTTGAAGGATGTAGAGCCTGACATATTGGGAAGGGCTTATGAATATCTTTTGAGAAAATTTGCTGAAGGCTCTGGACAGAGTGCTGGAGAATTCTATACGCCCAGAGAAGTTGCAATATTAATGTCTTACATCTTAGACCCTGAACCAGGAGATGAAATTTATGACCCTTGTTGTGGCTCTGGAGGACTTCTTATCAAAAGTTATTTGCGCTTCAGAGGGAAATTTAAAAATAATTTCTCAGTTACACCTTTGAAATTTTATGGACAGGAAATATTACACACCACTTATGCTATGGCAAAGATGAATGCTTTTATTCATGACATGGAAACAGATATCGCGCTCGGAGACACTATGAATAACCCAAAGTTCCTCAATTCTGATGGTTCTCTCAAGAAGTTCGATAAGGTTACTGCCAATCCAATGTGGAATCAAGATTTTGCACAATCTACTTATGAAAAAGATGCATACAATCGTTTTATTTATGGGTATCCCCCTTCTTCAAGTGCAGACTGGGGATGGATTCAGCATATGTTTGCTTCTTTGAACGAGAAAGGGAAAATGGCAGTGGTCTTGGACACAGGAGCAGTTTCAAGGGGAAGTGGTAATCAGGGTGCAAATAGGGAAAGAGATATACGGAAAGCCTTTGTAGAAAAAGATTGGGTGGAAGCAGTTATCCTGATGCCTGAGAACCTGTTCTATAACACCACAGCCCCAGGAATCATTTTAGTCATAAATAAGAAAAAGAAGAAAAAGGGTGAAATTATTCTTATCAATACCTCAAAGCTCTTTTCCAAAGGCAGACCCAAAAACTATCTGACTGATGAGAACATTCAGAAGGTTTATGAAGTTTATTCAGGGTGGAGGGATGAGGAAGGTATCAGCAAGGTTATCAAGAATGAAGAAGCAATAAAGAATGACTATAACCTCAGTCCTTCAAGATATGTTTCACAGAATGGTGGAGAGGAAGTTTTACCAGTAGAAGAAGCAATAGTTTTGTTAAAAGAGGCAGAGGAAGAAAGGGCAATCGCTGATAAGAAGTTAAAAGACATTTTAGAAAAGATGGGATTTGAAATATGATTTCATTAATAGCTCCCCTCGTATTTTAGGAAGGGGTAGTAACCTGATGCATTATTTTATTTCTAAACAACCACCCCTGACCCCTCCTTAATCAAGGAGGGGAGTTTGGAGAAGGCTGACTCAAAATGAGAATGGGACGAAATGAATAATTCAAACGGCTTCAGAATGACAGAGATAGGATTATTGCCGGAAGACTGGGAAGTGAAGAAACTGAATCAGTTGTTTGAAATACAGCAGGGTAAAGCATTATCGCCAAAACACAGAAGGGGTATATCACCGTATCCATTCTTAAGAACATCAAATGTTTATTGGGGCAGGATAGATTTAACAAATTTAGATTACATGGATTTCTCTACAGAAGAAGTTGATAAAATGGCATTAAGGACTGATGATTTGCTTATTTGTGAAGGTGGTGATATAGGGAGAACAGCAATGTGGTCAGGTCAAATTAAAAAGTGCTGTTATCAAAATCATCTTCATCGCCTGAGACCTTTAAGAAAAAATGAAGCATTCCCCAAGTTTTTTATGTATTGGATGCAAGCCTCTATGTTACTGCTTGGATTATATGTTGGTGCAGGAAATAAGACAACAATTCCAAATCTTTCAAGAGCGCGATTAGGAGAGTTTCAGCTACCATTACCTTTCTTCTCCGAACAACAAAAAATTGCCTCTGTTCTTTCAGCCGTACAGGAAGCAAAAGAGAAAACTGAAAATGTCATTAAAGCATTAAAGGAATTCAAGAAATCCATGATGAAGCATCTTTTCACCTATGGACCTGTGCCTTACCCCCCTTCATCCCCCCTTAATAAGGGGGGAATAGAGGGGGGTGTGCCTTTGAAAGAGACAGAGATCGGGATGATTCCTGAGCATTGGGAAGTGAGTATGCTTGGCAAATATTGCAAGGTCTTAACTGGTGGAACTCCAAAAACTAAAGTTAAGGAATATTGGCTTCCTGCTGAAATCCCATGGATGAAATCAGGTGAAATTCAGGGTAGTGTTATAACTAAAATTGATACATATATATCAAAAAAAGGGTTAGAAAATTCAAATGCAAGGCTTCTACCTAAAAATACCGTTGTGATTGCCCTAGCAGGAAGGGGGAAAACAAGAGGTACAACGGCTATTCTAAAGACAGAATGTGCATGTAATCAGTCTGTAGCTTGTATGATCTCTAATGAACAACTCCACTATTATTATCTTCATTACTATCTTTCTTTTATTTACGTTTATATAAGGAATCTTACTGGTGATAAAGACAGAAGTGGTTTGAACCTACAGATAATACAGAGAATACCTCTTATTCTTCCTCCTCTCACTGAGCAACATCAGATTGCCGAATCTTTATCAGCCATTGATAAAAAGATAGAAGCTGAAAATACCAAGAAGAATTCGTTAGAAGCTCTTTTTAAAACTTTGCTTTCTCTTTTAATGACAGGTAAAATTAGGGTCAAAGACCTTGATATATAAGGGTGAATTAAAAAGAGAAACTGAATGCTATTTGTAGATTACGAAGGAAGGAACATAAGATTATCTGAGGAACGGTGGAAACATATTCAAGAAAGACATCCCGAAACAGTTGGCAAGGAAAAATTTATTGAAGAAACAATTTCGATGCCTGATTTCATACAGGAGGG
Proteins encoded in this region:
- a CDS encoding PilZ domain-containing protein, which gives rise to MLIQNEVERRRYKRYAFHEDIIIDGSKHCTTMDISEGGLYVSAMQIFEKGNVIEITIPFGEQNITVKAKVQYCQPGIGMGIMFIDLNEQQKMLIKKLIDRIKENTSE
- a CDS encoding SAM-dependent DNA methyltransferase: MDLKVNKTNLDVSTLENWLWEAACKIRGEIDAPKYKDYILPLIFLKRLSDVFEDEINNLKDEYGNQPIAEEIASEDHSIVRFFLPVDARWTNISKQTTNIGEYLTSAVRSIAKENPKLQGVVDIVDFNATAAGQRIISDDRLKALIEVLGRYRLGLKDVEPDILGRAYEYLLRKFAEGSGQSAGEFYTPREVAILMSYILDPEPGDEIYDPCCGSGGLLIKSYLRFRGKFKNNFSVTPLKFYGQEILHTTYAMAKMNAFIHDMETDIALGDTMNNPKFLNSDGSLKKFDKVTANPMWNQDFAQSTYEKDAYNRFIYGYPPSSSADWGWIQHMFASLNEKGKMAVVLDTGAVSRGSGNQGANRERDIRKAFVEKDWVEAVILMPENLFYNTTAPGIILVINKKKKKKGEIILINTSKLFSKGRPKNYLTDENIQKVYEVYSGWRDEEGISKVIKNEEAIKNDYNLSPSRYVSQNGGEEVLPVEEAIVLLKEAEEERAIADKKLKDILEKMGFEI
- a CDS encoding radical SAM protein, which produces MPVKKIPKPTSGGLILSYKCSAECRHCIYACSQKWKADPISEDDLEKILKQLSGKIMPSVFGPKKVGLSDGLHFTGGEPFLYFDLLCKAVEIADRLNIPSTFVETNCFWAVDDATTKEKLKLLKKKGLRGIMISVNPFYLEYVPFERTKRTIRISLDVFGSNTMVYQLEYYKRFLHLGIKDRVPFEEYQKLEKKEDLLRDVEFFIMGRAPYKLKNILKEYSTQYPADHFFSQECITPFLRVWHNHFDNYGNYIPGFCGGISFGDCRELDKLLQEGIDTEQYPVLGLLMDNNMRGLFEFAKSSGYKEIEDGYFSKCHLCMDIRKHLALNGDFRELKPEEFYRHLKE
- a CDS encoding HNH nuclease family protein; the encoded protein is MVLGIRHRKIRKPKPKKPEIDKSVAEIVRELKADSSASLNYREQSLKIHGLVCAKCGREFNFKNRHLLTVHHKDGNSQNNPADGSNWENLCVYCHEDEHSRGLLGDYLTGKSEAH
- a CDS encoding restriction endonuclease subunit S; translated protein: MNNSNGFRMTEIGLLPEDWEVKKLNQLFEIQQGKALSPKHRRGISPYPFLRTSNVYWGRIDLTNLDYMDFSTEEVDKMALRTDDLLICEGGDIGRTAMWSGQIKKCCYQNHLHRLRPLRKNEAFPKFFMYWMQASMLLLGLYVGAGNKTTIPNLSRARLGEFQLPLPFFSEQQKIASVLSAVQEAKEKTENVIKALKEFKKSMMKHLFTYGPVPYPPSSPLNKGGIEGGVPLKETEIGMIPEHWEVSMLGKYCKVLTGGTPKTKVKEYWLPAEIPWMKSGEIQGSVITKIDTYISKKGLENSNARLLPKNTVVIALAGRGKTRGTTAILKTECACNQSVACMISNEQLHYYYLHYYLSFIYVYIRNLTGDKDRSGLNLQIIQRIPLILPPLTEQHQIAESLSAIDKKIEAENTKKNSLEALFKTLLSLLMTGKIRVKDLDI